A window from Leifsonia shinshuensis encodes these proteins:
- a CDS encoding 5'-3' exonuclease: protein MLLDSASLYFRAFYGVPDTVKAPDGSPVNAVRGFLDIIAKLVTDYGPESLVACWDDDWRPRWRVDLIPSYKAHRVARLVPGGVDVEETPEALVGQVPIIRQVLDALGIVIVGAAEHEADDVIGTLATRASGPVDVVTGDRDLFQLVDDERDVRIIYTARGMSNLELVTGEVVERRYGVRGDQYADFAAMRGDTSDGLPGVAGIGEKTAAALLADYGDLAGIVAAAEDSSSGMKPAARARFAAARDYLAVAPRVVEVVRDLPLPEVDARLAPPSAEQRAALTALSEKWGLGGSLDRLLTALER, encoded by the coding sequence ATGCTGCTCGACAGCGCCTCCCTCTACTTCCGCGCGTTCTACGGCGTGCCCGACACGGTGAAGGCCCCGGACGGCTCCCCGGTGAACGCGGTGCGGGGCTTCCTCGACATCATCGCGAAGCTCGTCACCGACTACGGGCCGGAGTCGCTCGTCGCCTGCTGGGACGACGACTGGCGCCCGCGCTGGCGGGTCGACCTCATCCCGAGCTACAAAGCGCACCGCGTCGCCCGGCTCGTGCCCGGAGGCGTCGATGTGGAGGAGACACCCGAAGCGCTCGTGGGGCAGGTGCCGATCATCCGCCAGGTGCTCGACGCGCTGGGGATCGTGATCGTGGGTGCCGCCGAGCACGAGGCCGACGACGTCATCGGCACGCTCGCGACGCGCGCGTCCGGACCGGTGGATGTCGTCACCGGCGACCGAGACCTGTTCCAGCTGGTGGACGACGAGCGCGACGTGCGGATCATCTATACCGCTCGCGGCATGAGCAACCTGGAGCTCGTCACCGGCGAGGTCGTGGAGCGGAGGTACGGCGTGCGCGGCGACCAGTACGCCGACTTCGCGGCGATGCGCGGCGACACCTCCGACGGTCTGCCCGGCGTGGCCGGGATCGGCGAGAAGACCGCCGCGGCGCTTCTCGCTGACTACGGCGACCTGGCCGGGATCGTCGCCGCGGCGGAGGATTCCTCCAGCGGCATGAAACCGGCAGCTCGCGCACGGTTCGCCGCGGCACGCGACTACCTCGCCGTGGCACCGCGGGTCGTCGAGGTCGTACGGGACCTCCCGCTCCCCGAGGTGGATGCGCGCCTCGCGCCGCCGAGCGCCGAGCAGCGTGCGGCGCTGACGGCCCTGTCGGAGAAGTGGGGTCTGGGCGGGTCGCTGGACCGCCTCCTCACCGCGCTGGAGCGCTGA
- a CDS encoding GAF domain-containing protein, translating into MDDDRVSLPRRARMLAWRARVAAVRNRLVRPVGERQAFAAGRRALRVLLVGSGPVVGWGVGSHDLALPGGLARALAAATDRGAVVDVVPHPSAGVRRLGRLLDAAGPERYDAVVLSATIPDAIRMAEPARWETHLRSLLTRAHTAERTVIWLGAQPIRSIRSYDSAAGAIAQEHAERLNAIARRVCRETGTHFVPLGAPPRGDSGRHRTPADYLFWARQIADVLAPALQEHAVRRADPAVDASDRVGAIERLKLSGRRGDARLDEIVGTAKRTLGTDIAMFTVLDDQKEWPLASTGSVLQSIPIEQSACIHTIQTADGMVVPNAVEDGRFAGSSLVTGPAGLRYYAGYPVEAPDGTRIGALCVFGRSPREREEGEADLDVLRELALLAQRELWRWSPDS; encoded by the coding sequence GTGGACGACGACAGGGTGTCGCTCCCTCGGCGGGCGAGGATGCTCGCCTGGCGCGCCCGCGTGGCTGCCGTCCGCAACCGGCTCGTCCGGCCGGTCGGCGAGCGGCAGGCGTTCGCGGCCGGGCGCCGCGCGTTGCGGGTGCTCCTCGTCGGTTCCGGGCCGGTCGTCGGCTGGGGCGTCGGCAGCCACGACCTGGCGCTGCCGGGTGGTCTGGCCCGCGCGCTCGCGGCGGCCACCGATCGCGGAGCCGTCGTGGACGTCGTGCCTCACCCGTCGGCCGGCGTGCGCCGTCTCGGGCGGCTGCTCGACGCGGCCGGGCCGGAGCGGTACGACGCCGTCGTGCTGAGCGCCACCATCCCCGATGCCATCCGCATGGCCGAGCCGGCGCGCTGGGAGACGCACCTGCGTTCACTGCTCACACGAGCACACACCGCCGAGCGCACGGTGATCTGGCTCGGCGCCCAGCCGATCCGCTCCATCCGCTCGTACGACTCGGCCGCCGGCGCCATCGCGCAGGAGCACGCCGAACGGCTCAACGCGATCGCCCGCCGGGTGTGCCGCGAGACGGGCACCCACTTCGTGCCGCTCGGCGCCCCGCCGCGCGGCGACTCGGGCCGGCATCGCACACCGGCGGACTACCTGTTCTGGGCCCGGCAGATCGCGGACGTGCTCGCGCCGGCACTGCAGGAGCACGCCGTCCGACGCGCGGACCCGGCCGTGGACGCATCCGATCGTGTGGGTGCCATCGAACGGCTGAAGCTGAGCGGGCGCCGCGGCGACGCCCGCCTGGACGAGATCGTGGGCACGGCGAAACGGACGCTCGGCACCGACATCGCCATGTTCACCGTGCTCGACGATCAGAAGGAGTGGCCCCTCGCCTCGACCGGCTCGGTGCTCCAGTCGATCCCGATCGAGCAGTCGGCGTGCATCCACACCATCCAGACCGCCGACGGGATGGTCGTGCCGAACGCGGTCGAGGACGGCCGCTTCGCCGGCAGCAGCCTCGTCACCGGCCCCGCCGGGCTGCGCTACTACGCGGGCTACCCGGTGGAGGCGCCGGACGGCACCCGCATCGGGGCGCTGTGCGTGTTCGGCCGCAGCCCGCGCGAACGCGAGGAGGGCGAGGCGGACTTGGACGTGCTGCGCGAGCTGGCACTGCTGGCGCAGCGCGAGCTGTGGCGGTGGTCGCCGGACTCCTGA
- a CDS encoding aldo/keto reductase — protein sequence MKTFTFPRTDITASNIVLGLMRISDLDDEQIRTLVRTARDSGITMFDHADIYGGERHGCERRFGEAGAIPAAERDQVVIQSKVGIRDGFFDFSREHILRSVDESLEALRTDYLDILLLHRPDTLVEPDEVALAFDELQSAGKVRAFGVSNQTPGQIELLQRSLSQPLIANQVQLSITHSPLIAQGVAANMAALDQSIDRDNGILDYARLHDIVLQAWSPFQKGFFDGVFLGDRENYAELNDAIDELAEKYDVTPTAIAVAWITRHPAGMQVVLGTTNEQRVRDSAAGSEIPLTRQEWYRLFTTAGHILP from the coding sequence ATGAAGACCTTCACCTTCCCCCGGACCGACATCACCGCGTCCAACATCGTCCTCGGCCTCATGCGCATCTCCGACCTCGACGACGAGCAGATCCGTACCCTGGTGCGGACTGCCCGCGACTCCGGGATCACGATGTTCGACCATGCGGACATCTACGGCGGCGAACGTCACGGATGCGAGCGGCGCTTCGGCGAGGCCGGCGCGATCCCTGCCGCGGAGCGCGACCAGGTGGTCATCCAGTCCAAGGTGGGTATCCGCGACGGCTTCTTCGACTTCTCGCGCGAGCACATCCTGCGCTCGGTGGATGAGTCGCTCGAGGCTCTGAGGACCGACTACCTCGACATCCTGCTGCTCCACCGCCCGGACACCCTGGTCGAGCCCGACGAGGTCGCCCTCGCCTTCGACGAGTTGCAGAGCGCGGGCAAGGTGCGCGCGTTCGGCGTCTCCAACCAGACGCCCGGGCAGATCGAGCTGCTGCAGCGCTCCCTGTCGCAGCCGCTGATCGCCAACCAGGTGCAGCTGAGCATCACGCACTCCCCGCTGATCGCGCAGGGCGTCGCGGCCAACATGGCCGCCCTGGACCAGTCGATCGACCGCGACAACGGCATCCTGGACTACGCCCGGCTGCACGACATCGTGCTGCAGGCGTGGTCGCCGTTCCAGAAGGGGTTCTTCGACGGCGTCTTCCTCGGCGACCGGGAGAACTACGCGGAACTCAACGACGCGATCGACGAGCTGGCCGAGAAGTACGACGTGACGCCCACGGCGATCGCGGTCGCGTGGATCACGCGGCACCCGGCGGGCATGCAGGTCGTGCTCGGCACGACCAATGAGCAGCGCGTGCGCGACTCGGCGGCCGGGTCGGAGATCCCGCTCACCCGCCAGGAGTGGTACCGGCTCTTCACGACGGCCGGGCACATCCTGCCGTAA
- a CDS encoding TetR family transcriptional regulator, translating into MTMTPDFRVAVDDFAQETGLRRRPPAISGYIVHALGRDFRVTDEMARIFLNQVERVAATDSSALVVLRHEKGVELLLVTDDNSFSIRTAS; encoded by the coding sequence ATGACCATGACGCCCGACTTCCGTGTCGCTGTTGACGATTTCGCGCAGGAGACGGGCCTCCGCCGTCGGCCCCCGGCGATCTCGGGGTACATCGTGCATGCGCTGGGCCGCGACTTCCGGGTGACCGACGAGATGGCGCGCATCTTCCTCAACCAGGTGGAGCGTGTCGCGGCGACGGATTCGTCCGCCCTCGTCGTCCTGCGCCACGAGAAGGGCGTGGAGCTCCTCCTCGTCACCGACGACAACTCGTTCTCCATCCGCACGGCCTCGTAG
- a CDS encoding TOPRIM nucleotidyl transferase/hydrolase domain-containing protein, translating into MNSGAVPGGAAILVEGASDRAAVAAAARVLGVELEAVGVSVVPMGGAMSVRRFVAELGPGGAGMRLRGLCDAGEVRFFERAGLPAEAVFVCRPDLEGELLGALGHARTEEALHEQGDLGLFRTFQQQPAQRTRTVDQQLHRFLGTTSGRKEQYGAALTTALAPAELPAPLRNVVRAAVADAALG; encoded by the coding sequence ATGAACTCGGGTGCGGTTCCAGGCGGCGCGGCGATCCTCGTGGAAGGCGCGAGCGACCGGGCTGCCGTCGCGGCCGCGGCGCGCGTGCTCGGCGTCGAGCTGGAGGCTGTCGGCGTCTCCGTCGTGCCGATGGGCGGCGCCATGTCGGTCCGCCGCTTCGTCGCCGAGCTCGGGCCGGGTGGCGCCGGGATGCGCCTGCGCGGTCTGTGCGACGCGGGCGAGGTGCGCTTCTTCGAACGTGCCGGGCTCCCCGCCGAGGCGGTGTTCGTCTGCCGCCCGGACCTGGAGGGCGAACTGCTCGGCGCCCTCGGTCACGCCCGGACGGAGGAGGCACTCCATGAGCAGGGCGATCTCGGCCTGTTCCGGACATTCCAGCAGCAGCCTGCGCAGCGCACCCGGACGGTGGACCAGCAGCTGCACCGGTTCCTCGGCACGACCTCCGGACGCAAGGAGCAGTACGGGGCGGCGCTCACCACGGCGCTCGCGCCTGCGGAGCTGCCCGCGCCCCTGCGCAATGTCGTGCGGGCCGCCGTCGCGGACGCCGCCCTAGGCTGA
- a CDS encoding tetratricopeptide repeat protein, with translation MPQTDPALLQRLAELFAARDRDDMAPTVQALLAVLAEHPDDPHVLYEVGGAYDTSGEEQTAAGYYERALHAGLDGDTLRRCLLQYGSTLRNLERFDESLAALDRAVELFPDSESVRVWHALSLHAAGRSDAAVAELMEVAADRIRTPDLLRYEAAIRGNAEYLRSLDRA, from the coding sequence ATGCCGCAGACCGACCCCGCCCTGCTCCAACGCCTCGCTGAGCTGTTCGCCGCGCGCGACCGCGACGACATGGCCCCGACGGTTCAGGCCCTCCTCGCGGTGCTCGCCGAGCATCCCGACGACCCGCACGTGCTCTACGAGGTCGGCGGCGCCTACGACACGTCGGGCGAGGAGCAGACGGCGGCCGGATACTACGAGCGCGCCCTCCACGCGGGCCTCGACGGCGACACGCTGCGCCGCTGCCTGCTGCAGTACGGCAGCACGCTGCGCAACCTCGAACGCTTCGACGAGTCACTCGCCGCCCTCGACCGCGCCGTCGAGCTGTTCCCCGACTCCGAGTCGGTCCGCGTCTGGCACGCCCTCTCACTCCACGCCGCCGGCCGGAGCGACGCCGCCGTCGCGGAGCTGATGGAAGTCGCCGCCGACCGCATCCGCACCCCCGACCTTCTGCGCTACGAGGCCGCCATCCGCGGCAACGCCGAGTACCTGCGGTCCCTGGACCGCGCCTGA
- a CDS encoding AEC family transporter has translation MGGVLTGFGIIAFVILVGYVAGRLRIGGPTAPFVLNRIAFFVTNPALLFVTLARADLHVVFSAQLLVAAVAAVVSAGLFVALSRAFFQAPAPETTIGALGAGYVNANNIGLPVAVYVLGSASFVAPVLLLQLIVFAPIALTILDTTSRGAVSVRSILTQPVRNPMIIASLLGILVDVSGLKLPDAVLKPFELLGGAAVPLVLLAFGMSLVGARPLQAGAGRASIVTAVVLKSAAMPLVAFAVARFGFGLSGQSLFAAVALAALPTAQNVYNFAARYERGMAVARDVVLLTTIFAVPSLLVIAALLAP, from the coding sequence ATGGGCGGCGTGCTGACCGGGTTCGGGATCATCGCGTTCGTGATCCTGGTCGGATATGTCGCCGGACGGTTGCGGATCGGCGGCCCGACCGCCCCGTTCGTGCTCAACCGGATCGCGTTCTTCGTGACGAACCCGGCCCTGCTCTTCGTGACGCTGGCCCGCGCCGACCTGCACGTCGTGTTCTCGGCCCAGCTGCTCGTGGCGGCCGTCGCGGCGGTCGTGTCGGCCGGACTGTTCGTCGCCCTGTCGCGCGCCTTCTTCCAGGCCCCCGCGCCGGAGACGACGATCGGCGCGCTGGGCGCGGGCTACGTCAACGCGAACAACATCGGCCTGCCGGTCGCGGTCTACGTCCTCGGCAGCGCCTCGTTCGTCGCGCCGGTCCTCCTGCTGCAGTTGATCGTGTTCGCCCCGATCGCCCTGACCATCCTCGACACGACCAGCCGCGGAGCGGTCTCGGTGCGGTCCATCCTGACGCAGCCCGTGCGCAACCCGATGATCATCGCCTCGCTGCTCGGCATCCTCGTCGACGTCAGCGGTCTGAAGCTGCCGGATGCGGTGCTCAAGCCGTTCGAGCTGCTGGGCGGCGCCGCGGTGCCCCTCGTCCTCCTGGCGTTCGGGATGTCGCTGGTGGGAGCCCGGCCCCTCCAGGCCGGGGCGGGTCGCGCATCCATCGTCACGGCCGTCGTGCTCAAGTCGGCGGCGATGCCGCTCGTGGCCTTCGCCGTCGCGCGCTTCGGCTTCGGACTGTCGGGCCAGTCGCTCTTCGCGGCGGTCGCCCTCGCCGCCCTGCCGACCGCGCAGAACGTCTACAACTTCGCCGCCCGCTACGAGCGCGGCATGGCGGTCGCCCGCGACGTCGTGCTGCTGACCACGATCTTCGCCGTCCCGTCGCTGCTGGTCATCGCGGCGCTGCTGGCCCCGTAA
- a CDS encoding TspO/MBR family protein, whose amino-acid sequence MSTLAAARPMPVDRVRQSLVIAGAVIALIGAVVGSGFAGGTPIPEVAGGALSADATFLAPAGPAFAIWSVIYAGLVAYAIWQALPSQAARDRQRRAGFWVLGSLLLNAAWILSVQAGQLALSVVAIVALLVVLIVAFVILRRHPAESTADAVLFDGVVGLYLGWVMIATVANIASWLQQAGFDGFGGNPHGWAIAMLALFAVIGCALAVWDRGRFAPAIASAWGLAWIGVSRLTGTLVSAPVAITAFAAAALLLLVALAVRVARPEPRRR is encoded by the coding sequence ATGAGCACGCTCGCCGCCGCGCGGCCCATGCCGGTCGACCGCGTCCGCCAGTCCCTCGTCATCGCCGGCGCCGTGATCGCGCTGATCGGGGCCGTCGTCGGATCCGGGTTCGCGGGCGGGACGCCCATCCCCGAGGTGGCCGGCGGAGCCCTCAGCGCGGACGCCACGTTCCTCGCCCCGGCCGGGCCGGCCTTCGCGATCTGGTCGGTGATCTACGCGGGCCTGGTCGCCTACGCGATCTGGCAGGCGCTGCCGTCGCAGGCCGCCCGCGACCGCCAGCGCCGCGCCGGGTTCTGGGTGCTCGGCTCGCTGCTCCTCAACGCCGCGTGGATCCTCTCGGTGCAGGCCGGGCAGCTCGCCCTGTCGGTGGTGGCCATCGTCGCGCTGCTGGTCGTCCTCATCGTCGCGTTCGTCATCCTGCGCCGCCACCCCGCCGAGTCGACGGCCGACGCGGTGCTCTTCGACGGCGTCGTCGGCCTGTACCTGGGCTGGGTGATGATCGCGACCGTGGCGAACATCGCCTCGTGGCTGCAGCAGGCCGGCTTCGACGGGTTCGGCGGCAACCCGCACGGGTGGGCCATCGCGATGCTGGCCCTGTTCGCGGTCATCGGTTGCGCCCTCGCCGTCTGGGACCGCGGACGCTTCGCCCCCGCGATCGCCTCCGCCTGGGGCCTCGCCTGGATCGGCGTCTCGCGTCTCACCGGCACCCTGGTCTCCGCCCCGGTCGCCATCACGGCCTTCGCGGCGGCCGCCCTCCTGCTCCTGGTCGCGCTCGCCGTGCGCGTGGCCCGGCCGGAACCGCGCCGCCGCTAG
- a CDS encoding putative protein N(5)-glutamine methyltransferase, with translation MPEPDAGIVARLRAAGCVFAEDEARLLTEAARSSAELERLVSRRVAGEPLEPLLGWVEFGGLRLRIGPGVFVPRRRTELLARRAAGLARDAMGRSGRAIVVDLCCGAGAIGAVVASSVPDAEVFASDVDPAAVECARQNLPADRVFGGDLFDALPAALRGRVDVLAVNAPYVPTAAIPLMPPEARDYEPGVALDGGPDGLDLHRRIAAEASSWLAPGGTLLIEAGEEQAEASAALFAASGLRTSVETDDEVGATVVLATAVR, from the coding sequence GTGCCCGAACCGGATGCTGGAATCGTCGCGCGCCTGAGGGCGGCTGGCTGCGTCTTCGCGGAGGACGAGGCGCGGCTGCTCACCGAAGCTGCTCGTTCGTCCGCCGAGCTGGAGCGCCTCGTGTCCCGCCGGGTCGCCGGCGAGCCGCTCGAACCGCTGCTCGGCTGGGTCGAGTTCGGCGGCCTGCGGCTGCGCATCGGTCCGGGGGTGTTCGTTCCCCGCCGCCGTACCGAACTGCTGGCGCGGAGGGCCGCCGGGCTGGCGCGGGACGCGATGGGGCGGTCGGGCCGTGCCATCGTCGTCGACCTGTGCTGCGGAGCGGGCGCGATCGGCGCCGTCGTCGCGTCCTCTGTCCCCGATGCGGAGGTGTTCGCGTCGGACGTGGACCCGGCCGCCGTGGAGTGTGCCCGGCAGAACCTCCCGGCGGACCGCGTCTTCGGGGGGGACCTGTTCGACGCCCTCCCGGCCGCCCTCCGTGGCCGCGTGGACGTGCTGGCCGTGAACGCACCCTACGTGCCGACCGCCGCGATCCCGCTGATGCCGCCGGAGGCGCGCGACTACGAGCCGGGCGTCGCGCTGGACGGTGGACCGGACGGCCTCGACCTGCACCGCCGGATCGCCGCGGAGGCGTCGTCCTGGCTCGCTCCAGGAGGAACCCTGCTGATCGAGGCGGGTGAGGAGCAGGCGGAGGCGTCCGCGGCCCTCTTCGCGGCCTCTGGGCTGCGGACCAGCGTCGAGACGGACGACGAGGTGGGGGCGACGGTGGTGCTGGCGACGGCCGTGCGATAG
- a CDS encoding NAD(P)H-dependent oxidoreductase: protein MTDENRPLTALALVCTLKPSPNESSSQLLARQLLDELATHDVTGTAVRLVDYDIKPGVELDEGEGDEWPKIREQVIASDILLIVTPTWMGHLSSVAQRALERLDAELSETDEDGRPLVEGKVAIVGVVGNEDGAHAIIADLFQGLNDVGFSIPSQGATYWNGEAMGSVDYKDLDETPESVAGTNATVANNAAHLARLLAAQPY from the coding sequence ATGACCGATGAGAACCGTCCCCTGACCGCACTCGCCCTCGTCTGCACGCTGAAGCCGTCGCCGAACGAGTCCAGCAGCCAGCTCCTCGCCCGGCAGTTGCTGGACGAGCTGGCCACCCACGACGTGACGGGCACGGCCGTGCGGCTCGTCGACTACGACATCAAGCCCGGCGTCGAACTGGACGAGGGCGAGGGTGACGAGTGGCCGAAGATCCGCGAGCAGGTGATCGCCTCGGACATCCTGCTGATCGTCACGCCGACGTGGATGGGGCACCTCTCGTCGGTCGCGCAGCGGGCGCTGGAGCGGCTGGATGCTGAGCTGTCCGAGACCGACGAGGACGGTCGTCCGCTGGTGGAGGGCAAGGTCGCCATCGTGGGCGTCGTCGGCAACGAGGACGGTGCGCATGCGATCATCGCCGACCTGTTCCAGGGGCTCAACGACGTCGGCTTCAGCATCCCCTCGCAGGGCGCCACGTATTGGAACGGCGAGGCGATGGGCTCGGTCGACTACAAGGACCTGGACGAGACGCCGGAGTCGGTCGCGGGCACGAACGCGACGGTCGCGAACAACGCGGCGCACCTGGCCCGGCTGCTGGCGGCGCAGCCGTACTGA
- a CDS encoding FAD-dependent oxidoreductase — MPTSLWLETSPSIPTDSFEWDGHYDTIIVGAGLTGLATALMLSRSGMRVLVLEARTVGAVTTGNTTGKVSLLQGTTLSSIRRHSSDAVLCAYVDGNTAGQGWLLDFLEEQRVPFEMRDAVTYATTLDGLDKLDAELAAARVAGLDAVEERSTELPFPVEGVLKLGGQAQVHPLRVLAALAAEFRRLGGRIVEGERVTDVSASKPAVVTSTSGTSRADQVILATGTPILDRGLYFAKVEPTRSYVTAYRVPGDIPQGMYLSADAPTRSLRTAAAADGSELLLVGGNGHPAGRADSPAEKLADLSAWAERTFPGAERTHWWAAQDYRSANRVPFVGWLPRGRGRVYLATGYDKWGMTNAIASALSLTADLTGETLEWARVMHHRVTRPVDIASGVAMNAGVGKAAVTEWAAAQTAPEVGDEPVAEGTGVVGRRGRTPVAVSTVEGTTCALTAVCTHLGGVVRWNDAELSWDCPLHGSRFAPDGTVLEGPATQPLGTAPAAPADATAGDGAPGGAARQA; from the coding sequence ATGCCGACCTCCCTCTGGCTCGAGACCTCCCCGTCCATCCCCACCGACTCGTTCGAGTGGGACGGGCACTACGACACGATCATCGTCGGCGCCGGCCTGACCGGCCTCGCCACGGCGCTGATGCTCTCTCGCTCCGGGATGCGGGTGCTCGTCCTGGAGGCGCGCACGGTCGGCGCGGTCACCACCGGCAACACGACCGGCAAGGTGAGCCTGCTGCAGGGCACGACGCTCTCCTCCATCCGCCGCCATTCCTCCGACGCGGTGCTCTGCGCCTACGTCGACGGGAACACGGCCGGCCAGGGCTGGCTGCTCGACTTCCTCGAGGAGCAGCGGGTGCCGTTCGAGATGCGCGACGCCGTCACGTACGCGACGACGCTGGACGGACTGGACAAGCTGGATGCGGAGCTCGCCGCAGCGCGCGTGGCCGGCCTGGACGCGGTCGAGGAGCGGAGCACGGAGCTGCCGTTCCCGGTCGAGGGGGTGCTCAAGCTGGGCGGTCAGGCACAGGTGCATCCGCTCCGGGTGCTGGCCGCACTGGCCGCCGAGTTCCGCCGCCTGGGCGGGCGGATCGTCGAGGGCGAGCGCGTCACCGATGTGTCGGCGTCGAAGCCCGCGGTCGTCACGAGCACGTCGGGCACGTCGCGCGCGGACCAGGTGATCCTCGCGACGGGGACGCCCATCCTGGACCGCGGCCTGTACTTCGCGAAGGTCGAGCCGACGCGGTCGTACGTCACCGCCTACCGCGTGCCGGGCGACATCCCGCAGGGGATGTACCTCTCGGCCGACGCGCCGACGCGCTCGCTCCGCACGGCCGCGGCCGCGGACGGCTCGGAACTGCTCCTCGTCGGCGGCAACGGCCATCCCGCCGGGCGCGCCGACTCTCCGGCGGAGAAGCTCGCCGATCTGTCCGCGTGGGCGGAGCGCACGTTCCCGGGCGCCGAAAGGACGCACTGGTGGGCGGCGCAGGACTACCGGTCCGCCAACCGCGTGCCGTTCGTCGGCTGGCTCCCCCGCGGCCGCGGCCGCGTCTACCTCGCGACCGGGTACGACAAGTGGGGCATGACGAATGCGATCGCCTCGGCGCTCAGCCTCACCGCCGACCTGACCGGCGAGACGCTCGAATGGGCGCGGGTGATGCACCACCGGGTGACCCGGCCCGTCGACATCGCCTCGGGCGTCGCGATGAACGCGGGCGTCGGCAAGGCGGCCGTGACGGAATGGGCGGCCGCGCAGACCGCACCGGAGGTCGGCGACGAGCCGGTCGCCGAGGGCACGGGCGTGGTCGGCCGCCGGGGCCGCACGCCGGTCGCCGTCTCCACGGTCGAGGGGACCACCTGCGCCCTGACGGCCGTGTGCACGCACCTCGGCGGCGTGGTGCGCTGGAACGACGCGGAACTCTCGTGGGACTGCCCGCTCCACGGCTCGCGCTTCGCGCCGGACGGAACGGTGCTCGAGGGTCCGGCGACGCAGCCGCTGGGGACGGCCCCGGCCGCGCCGGCGGACGCCACGGCGGGCGACGGCGCCCCCGGTGGGGCGGCTCGTCAGGCCTAG
- a CDS encoding glycosyltransferase, translating into MSRALRLLVWQVHGGWMDAFVRGRHTYLLPLDAEGGGGVGARDWPANVVDVPEAELASTPFDVVILQRLEEFDLVERLTGRRPGVDVPVVFVEHNTPQDSVPNSRHPLADRDDVMIAHVTHFNALFWDTGSTRTTVIEHGVVDYGNFFTGELPRAAAVINEPVRRWRVTGSDLLGGFAAVAPVDVFGMQVDGLAQALGVGADRMVAAGDIEAPRLFAEVGRRRVYVHPNRWTSLGLSLLESMTAGVPVVALDATDARRAVVPGVGVVSTDPAELHAAVRAFVDDPGRGAETGERAREWALERFGLGRYQADWDELLARWVG; encoded by the coding sequence GTGAGCCGCGCGTTGCGGCTGCTGGTCTGGCAGGTCCACGGCGGGTGGATGGACGCCTTCGTCCGCGGCCGGCACACGTACCTGCTGCCGCTGGATGCGGAGGGCGGCGGTGGTGTCGGCGCCCGCGACTGGCCGGCCAACGTGGTCGACGTCCCCGAGGCGGAGCTCGCGTCGACCCCGTTCGACGTGGTGATCCTGCAGCGGCTGGAGGAGTTCGACCTGGTGGAGCGACTCACCGGCCGCAGACCCGGCGTCGACGTGCCGGTGGTCTTCGTCGAGCACAACACACCGCAGGACAGCGTCCCGAACTCGCGGCATCCGCTCGCCGACCGCGACGACGTGATGATCGCGCACGTCACGCACTTCAACGCGCTCTTCTGGGACACGGGATCGACCCGGACGACCGTCATCGAGCACGGTGTCGTGGATTACGGCAACTTCTTCACGGGCGAGCTCCCGCGGGCGGCGGCGGTCATCAACGAACCGGTGCGACGGTGGCGGGTGACCGGGTCGGACCTGCTCGGCGGGTTCGCAGCGGTCGCCCCCGTCGACGTGTTCGGGATGCAGGTCGACGGGCTCGCCCAGGCGCTGGGCGTCGGGGCCGACAGGATGGTCGCGGCGGGCGACATCGAGGCACCGCGCCTGTTCGCCGAGGTGGGCCGCCGGCGCGTCTACGTGCACCCCAACCGGTGGACCTCCCTCGGGCTGTCCCTCCTGGAGTCGATGACGGCCGGCGTACCGGTGGTCGCGCTGGATGCGACGGATGCGCGGCGCGCGGTCGTCCCGGGGGTGGGCGTCGTCTCCACCGACCCGGCCGAGCTGCACGCCGCGGTGCGGGCGTTCGTCGACGACCCCGGTCGCGGCGCGGAGACGGGGGAGCGGGCGCGGGAGTGGGCGCTCGAGCGCTTCGGGCTCGGCCGCTACCAGGCCGACTGGGACGAGCTGCTCGCGCGCTGGGTCGGCTGA
- a CDS encoding DUF6098 family protein, translated as MLYQLSEVERLLAETPGLYVRYSAGYAADLEDGSVDAESGLPLPGLSAHPLDAEPWWTLPRVEWIARQISRLPAPRHAPQDGSRPDRFAWLLRGTVAGRGPDGEALIADVEVVGRLAECLIEQADRVWGARFDAELGRREAELVSVAHA; from the coding sequence GTGCTGTATCAGCTCTCTGAGGTCGAGCGGCTGCTCGCCGAGACGCCGGGGCTGTACGTCCGCTACTCCGCCGGGTACGCCGCAGACCTGGAGGACGGGTCGGTGGATGCCGAGAGCGGCCTGCCGCTGCCCGGCCTCAGCGCGCATCCGCTCGACGCCGAGCCCTGGTGGACGCTGCCGCGCGTGGAGTGGATCGCCCGCCAGATCAGCCGTCTGCCGGCCCCGCGTCACGCACCGCAGGACGGCTCCCGGCCCGACCGCTTCGCCTGGCTGCTGCGCGGCACCGTGGCCGGGCGCGGCCCGGACGGCGAGGCCCTGATCGCCGATGTCGAGGTCGTCGGCCGGCTGGCCGAGTGCCTCATCGAGCAGGCGGACCGGGTCTGGGGCGCCCGCTTCGACGCCGAGCTCGGGCGCCGGGAGGCGGAGCTCGTCTCGGTGGCGCATGCCTGA